In a genomic window of Pantanalinema sp.:
- a CDS encoding methyl-accepting chemotaxis protein, with the protein MTIKQKLLFHVTSVAALIVGFQVLFGFRMSTATALFCLLLLAIDFAGDFWTLLSIRRDVHDVVDTMDAVSHGRLPTGIPITGAGEVADMQRALRRMVDSLRGIVSHVRASAQSVKDGVNRITASSEQTSESAHRQALAVTATTRTMREMADSVQKVASDTHALNGNVDETSRSIMDMAASIHQVADHADGLMAAVNQTSASVEEMAASIHHVAANAAEANRMAERATLAAQEGQEAVGQTVTGMTQIEGAMEEVLGLIDRLGDRSTQIGDIIEVIDDIADQTNLLALNAAIEAARAGDHGRGFAVVADEVRKLAERSSSAAGEIGQLIKGIQQETLQAIQATQRGNQATQAGSKLAHRAGDALATIVQSVEHASSSMAQIAGATQEQQKATDLIIAAVQHMSALTQQVMDGAHLEEQESRKITQAIDSMVRLTRHIAQSTAAQEQDGRRVTGEVANIDDAAQEAVNANRLINASAVQLDRQAQTLLEAISVFKDAALADGERRADLGTSSVVESVLDRTKQAATT; encoded by the coding sequence ATGACGATCAAACAAAAACTGCTGTTCCACGTGACCTCGGTCGCCGCCCTCATCGTGGGGTTCCAGGTGCTCTTCGGCTTCAGGATGAGCACCGCGACGGCCCTCTTCTGCCTCCTGCTGCTGGCGATCGATTTCGCGGGCGACTTCTGGACCCTGCTGTCCATCCGGCGCGACGTCCATGACGTCGTCGACACGATGGATGCCGTGAGCCACGGGCGCCTTCCCACGGGGATCCCCATCACCGGCGCGGGCGAGGTCGCCGACATGCAGCGCGCCCTGCGTCGCATGGTCGATAGCCTACGCGGGATCGTCAGCCACGTCCGCGCCTCGGCCCAGTCCGTCAAGGACGGGGTGAACCGGATCACCGCCAGCTCCGAGCAGACGAGCGAATCGGCCCACCGCCAGGCGCTGGCGGTGACGGCGACCACCAGGACCATGCGCGAGATGGCCGATTCGGTCCAGAAGGTGGCGAGCGACACCCACGCGCTGAACGGCAACGTCGACGAGACCTCCCGCTCGATCATGGACATGGCGGCCTCGATCCACCAGGTCGCCGACCACGCGGACGGCCTGATGGCCGCGGTGAACCAGACCTCGGCCAGCGTCGAGGAGATGGCGGCGAGCATCCATCACGTCGCCGCCAATGCCGCCGAGGCGAACCGCATGGCTGAGCGAGCGACCCTGGCCGCCCAGGAGGGGCAGGAGGCCGTCGGGCAGACCGTGACCGGCATGACCCAGATCGAGGGGGCCATGGAAGAGGTCCTCGGCCTGATCGATCGCCTCGGCGATCGATCGACCCAGATCGGCGACATCATCGAGGTGATCGACGACATCGCCGATCAGACCAACCTCCTGGCGCTCAACGCGGCGATCGAAGCGGCGCGAGCGGGAGATCACGGCCGAGGCTTCGCCGTGGTCGCCGACGAGGTCCGCAAGCTGGCTGAACGCTCGTCCAGCGCCGCCGGCGAGATCGGCCAGCTGATCAAGGGAATCCAGCAGGAGACCCTGCAGGCGATCCAGGCGACGCAGCGCGGGAACCAGGCGACGCAGGCCGGCTCGAAGCTGGCTCACCGGGCCGGGGACGCCCTCGCCACCATCGTTCAATCGGTAGAGCACGCCTCCTCGTCGATGGCGCAGATCGCCGGCGCGACCCAGGAGCAGCAGAAGGCCACCGACCTCATCATCGCGGCGGTCCAGCACATGAGCGCGCTCACCCAGCAGGTGATGGACGGCGCGCACCTGGAGGAGCAGGAGAGCCGGAAGATCACGCAAGCCATCGACTCGATGGTCCGCCTGACCCGGCACATCGCCCAGAGCACCGCCGCTCAGGAGCAGGATGGCCGCCGCGTCACCGGCGAGGTCGCGAACATCGACGACGCGGCCCAGGAAGCCGTCAACGCCAACCGACTCATCAACGCCTCGGCCGTCCAGCTGGATCGGCAAGCCCAGACCCTTCTGGAGGCGATCAGCGTCTTCAAGGACGCGGCCCTTGCTGACGGCGAGCGCCGCGCCGACCTCGGCACGTCCTCTGTGGTAGAATCGGTTCTAGATAGGACAAAACAAGCCGCGACGACCTGA
- a CDS encoding FUSC family protein, translating to MRTPIFPHPVSRRARRFLRRIDLDRPGAIYGLRIAVTAWVAFSLASLFHVQNAYWAAMAAWIVMQPTRGILVERGLYRIAGTLIGAAVGFEMLHLLHQGYALVFALGAWMAGCAAMTYVFRRVQSYGALIAGITALVVVAPAIQGGAETLEIAVSRTICTFIGVAVAIVGGMLFVPVSPRPAFLARMRGVASGAVAFAAHALGPHGAASTREMARTLIQEMAELEQAQLVNTAGTRHGQQRVHHFNAFIGTSLEVMAAALAARSFPLPPSADRAPLLAALKAMAAHPRRPQPEAPSLAISDAAITLARGFDDRLATSLAELLSTEADVLSGEADTPVERFRHAPMKPDKDWQSASVAAVACALSVWTVGSLAVCSGWAYASLATLGVGNFVMILSTMDRPQLVAPKIFQGVVAGVLVATLFRLFLLPHATSTLDVIAMVIPFMLLGGLAKASRAIAAQATESNMLFMLAGQPFVGADTSSGPVLEGALALVMAIAAVSLGFMILPRDPGRRVRALVDLIVRDLERLADLATEPGDRWRPLMAHRLVRLTVHLGRLDNLRSIAAEDVLSALNLAHAVLDLREALSRPDLDEAERASIESVVHALRSLSSEPTALADVMNASLLRLSPAASDPAQKRATRSAVLGAMTRASSALEQGAVLLLRPAVA from the coding sequence ATGCGAACCCCGATCTTCCCCCATCCCGTTTCCCGCCGGGCGAGACGCTTCCTTCGCCGGATCGACCTGGATCGCCCGGGTGCGATCTACGGCCTGAGAATCGCCGTCACCGCCTGGGTCGCCTTCAGCCTGGCGTCCCTGTTCCATGTCCAGAACGCCTACTGGGCCGCCATGGCGGCTTGGATCGTCATGCAGCCGACGCGCGGCATCCTGGTCGAGCGAGGCCTCTATCGCATCGCCGGCACGCTCATCGGCGCCGCCGTCGGCTTCGAGATGCTTCACTTGCTGCATCAGGGGTATGCCCTGGTTTTCGCCCTCGGCGCATGGATGGCCGGATGCGCGGCGATGACCTACGTCTTTCGCCGCGTCCAGTCGTACGGCGCCCTCATCGCCGGGATCACCGCCCTGGTGGTCGTCGCGCCGGCCATCCAGGGGGGTGCCGAGACCCTCGAGATCGCCGTCTCGCGCACGATCTGCACCTTCATCGGGGTCGCGGTCGCCATCGTCGGCGGGATGCTCTTCGTCCCGGTTTCGCCTCGCCCCGCCTTCCTGGCTCGCATGCGGGGCGTCGCCAGCGGGGCGGTCGCCTTCGCCGCGCACGCGCTGGGTCCCCACGGAGCGGCGAGCACGCGGGAGATGGCGCGCACCCTGATCCAGGAGATGGCCGAGCTCGAGCAGGCTCAGCTCGTCAACACCGCGGGCACCCGCCACGGCCAGCAGCGCGTTCACCACTTCAACGCCTTCATCGGGACCTCGCTGGAGGTCATGGCCGCGGCGCTGGCCGCCCGAAGCTTCCCGCTGCCCCCCTCAGCGGATCGCGCGCCTCTGCTCGCCGCCCTGAAGGCGATGGCCGCGCACCCGAGGCGCCCACAGCCCGAAGCCCCTTCGCTCGCGATCAGCGATGCCGCGATCACGCTCGCCAGGGGATTCGACGACCGGCTGGCGACCTCCCTGGCGGAGCTGCTCTCCACCGAGGCCGACGTCCTGTCCGGCGAGGCCGACACCCCCGTCGAGCGCTTCCGCCACGCCCCGATGAAACCCGACAAGGACTGGCAGTCCGCGAGCGTCGCCGCCGTGGCGTGCGCACTCTCGGTCTGGACGGTCGGATCGCTGGCGGTCTGTTCCGGATGGGCCTATGCCTCGCTGGCCACCCTGGGGGTCGGCAACTTCGTGATGATCCTCTCCACCATGGACCGGCCGCAGCTGGTGGCCCCGAAGATCTTCCAGGGGGTGGTCGCCGGGGTCCTCGTCGCGACGCTCTTTCGCCTCTTCCTCTTGCCCCATGCGACGTCCACCCTCGACGTCATCGCCATGGTCATCCCCTTCATGCTGCTGGGCGGCCTGGCGAAGGCGAGTCGCGCCATCGCGGCCCAGGCCACGGAATCGAACATGCTGTTCATGCTGGCGGGGCAACCCTTCGTGGGGGCGGACACGTCGAGCGGGCCGGTCCTCGAAGGGGCGCTGGCCCTCGTCATGGCCATCGCCGCGGTCAGCTTGGGCTTCATGATCCTGCCGCGCGATCCCGGAAGGCGCGTTCGTGCGCTCGTTGACCTGATCGTCCGCGATCTCGAGCGCCTGGCCGATCTGGCCACCGAGCCCGGCGATCGCTGGCGCCCCCTGATGGCCCACCGACTCGTCCGGCTGACGGTGCACCTCGGCCGGCTCGACAACTTGCGCAGCATCGCCGCCGAGGACGTGCTCTCGGCCCTCAACCTCGCCCACGCGGTGCTCGATCTGCGCGAGGCCCTCTCGCGGCCGGACCTCGACGAGGCCGAACGCGCGAGCATCGAAAGCGTGGTGCATGCGCTGCGGAGCCTCTCGAGCGAGCCTACAGCCCTGGCCGACGTCATGAACGCCTCGCTGCTGCGCCTGAGCCCCGCCGCTTCCGACCCGGCGCAGAAAAGAGCGACCCGCAGCGCCGTCCTTGGCGCCATGACCCGCGCCTCGAGCGCGCTCGAGCAAGGCGCCGTCCTGCTGCTGAGGCCCGCGGTCGCCTGA
- a CDS encoding isoprenylcysteine carboxylmethyltransferase family protein → MDRTKVVLISLLGTVVLAALMFGCAGRWELPNLWGYMVLTGIEALVLGLVIDPDLARERLHPGPGGHDWSGVWVMGLAYVMHLAIACLDVGRFHWSDTVPVALQALGAIAYAAGLAVGAWAMGVNRFFSSVIRIQRDRGQVVVTQGPYHYMRHPGYAAGILSILGSPLFLGSWWAMAPCLVMLVAMLRRTVREDALLKRELPGYADYARAVPFRLLPGVW, encoded by the coding sequence ATGGACAGAACGAAGGTCGTGCTTATCAGCCTCCTGGGGACCGTCGTCCTGGCGGCGCTCATGTTCGGATGCGCGGGCCGCTGGGAGCTGCCGAACCTCTGGGGCTACATGGTGCTGACCGGGATCGAGGCGCTCGTGCTCGGCCTGGTGATCGACCCGGACCTCGCCCGCGAGCGCTTGCACCCCGGCCCCGGCGGCCACGACTGGAGCGGGGTGTGGGTGATGGGGCTCGCCTACGTCATGCACCTGGCGATCGCGTGCCTCGACGTGGGGCGCTTCCACTGGTCGGACACGGTGCCGGTCGCGCTGCAGGCCCTGGGGGCGATCGCCTACGCGGCGGGGCTCGCCGTGGGCGCCTGGGCGATGGGGGTGAACCGCTTCTTCTCGTCGGTCATCCGCATCCAGCGCGATCGCGGCCAGGTCGTCGTCACCCAGGGGCCGTACCACTACATGCGGCATCCGGGGTACGCGGCGGGGATCCTGAGCATCCTCGGCAGCCCTCTGTTCCTCGGATCCTGGTGGGCCATGGCCCCCTGCCTCGTCATGCTCGTGGCCATGCTGAGGCGGACGGTCCGGGAGGATGCACTCCTGAAGCGGGAGCTTCCCGGCTACGCGGACTACGCGAGGGCGGTGCCGTTCCGGCTCTTGCCCGGGGTGTGGTAG
- the glsA gene encoding glutaminase A, protein MQSTRPSPAERFDIEATLRTLYDALKDLDAGQVASYIPELAKACPDWFGISLCSPDGRIFEIGDARQTFTIQSISKPLVYGQALDSLGRAFVASRVGVEPTGDAFHSIITLEETSKRPHNPMVNAGAIAMTSLIQGATATERLTRLLGTFERYVGHPVAPDMATYTSERSTGHRNRAIAHLMLNFEMIEGNVEEQLDLYFQQCAVLVDCRDLSVIAATLANRGVNPLTGERAVREEHVRDLLSVMFTCGMYDYAGEWAHEVGFPAKSGVGGGILAVVPNRWGIGVFSPRLDARGNSVRGIELCKALSREWRLHLFEPLTP, encoded by the coding sequence ATGCAGTCCACGCGTCCCAGCCCCGCCGAGCGCTTCGACATCGAGGCCACCCTGCGAACCCTCTACGACGCCCTCAAGGACCTGGACGCGGGCCAGGTCGCCTCCTACATCCCCGAGCTCGCCAAGGCCTGCCCCGACTGGTTCGGCATCAGCCTCTGCAGCCCCGACGGCCGGATCTTCGAGATCGGCGACGCCCGGCAGACCTTCACGATCCAGTCGATCTCGAAGCCCCTGGTCTACGGCCAGGCCCTCGACTCGCTCGGACGCGCGTTCGTCGCCTCGCGGGTCGGGGTGGAGCCCACCGGCGATGCCTTCCACTCGATCATCACCCTGGAAGAGACGTCCAAGCGCCCGCACAACCCCATGGTCAACGCCGGCGCCATCGCCATGACGAGCCTGATCCAGGGGGCGACGGCCACCGAGCGCCTCACGCGCCTGCTCGGCACCTTCGAGCGCTACGTCGGGCACCCGGTCGCGCCGGACATGGCCACCTACACCTCCGAGCGCAGCACGGGGCACCGCAACCGCGCGATCGCCCACCTCATGCTCAACTTCGAGATGATCGAGGGCAACGTCGAGGAGCAGCTCGACCTCTACTTCCAGCAGTGCGCGGTGCTGGTGGATTGCCGCGATCTCTCGGTCATCGCCGCGACGCTCGCGAACCGCGGCGTCAACCCGCTCACCGGCGAGCGCGCCGTGCGCGAGGAGCACGTGCGGGACCTCTTGAGCGTGATGTTCACCTGCGGCATGTACGACTACGCGGGCGAGTGGGCCCACGAGGTCGGCTTCCCCGCCAAGAGCGGGGTGGGGGGCGGGATCCTCGCGGTCGTGCCCAATCGCTGGGGGATCGGCGTCTTCTCGCCGCGACTCGACGCGCGCGGCAACAGCGTGAGGGGGATCGAGCTCTGCAAGGCGCTGTCCAGAGAATGGCGGCTCCACCTCTTCGAGCCGCTCACGCCCTGA
- a CDS encoding ATP-binding protein: MAGCLLPALQEELHRIESLNRVSELLEQTLDLEALLPRLMRLLQEIFGSDRAWLLYPCDPDAESFRLSIQVTRPGFETPVVEQSEVPIDPSAAAMLREALATQMPVAHGPSNPVPWQSELVDLYEIRSQIFTPIRPRLGKPWLLGLHQCSHDRDWSSQEQRLFREIAQRMGETFSNLLYHRELKRSEEKYRQVLQNIKEVIIQTDAQGRLSFLNSAWSEFTGYPVADTLGTPFTRYLHAQDRPRVKRRLQQLLSQKSNTTHFEARFRQEDGSYQWGEVFARPVQEKVGGPLGVAATLIDISERKQAEEARAEAHAAKELDRLKTNFVNAVTHDLRTPLTSIKGYAEFLADGIGGELTPAQQEFVHQIERGVHRLEHLVSDLLDFARLDAGTFSLRLEEADLAYKVRSIAESFRPLVEEKAIRLELDGVSDPLPARLDRQRIGQVLSNLIQNAINFTPGGSTIHLSARREGGAIRCEVVDSGEGIAREDLPTLFTRFGQLESGRAKGGTGLGLSISKALIEAHGGTIGVTSEPGRGSTFWFTVPAIEG; this comes from the coding sequence TTGGCCGGGTGCTTGCTGCCCGCCCTGCAAGAAGAGCTGCACCGGATCGAGAGTCTGAACCGGGTCTCCGAGCTCCTCGAGCAGACCCTCGATCTCGAGGCGCTCCTCCCGCGACTCATGAGGCTTCTCCAGGAGATATTCGGGAGCGATCGCGCGTGGCTCCTCTACCCCTGCGATCCCGACGCCGAAAGCTTCCGGTTGTCGATCCAGGTTACCCGCCCCGGCTTCGAGACGCCCGTGGTCGAGCAGAGCGAGGTCCCCATCGATCCGAGCGCCGCCGCCATGCTGCGCGAGGCGCTCGCGACCCAGATGCCCGTCGCGCACGGGCCGTCCAACCCCGTGCCCTGGCAGTCGGAGCTGGTGGACCTCTACGAGATCCGCTCCCAGATCTTCACGCCGATCCGGCCGCGCCTGGGAAAACCCTGGCTGCTCGGCCTTCACCAGTGCTCGCACGATCGCGACTGGTCCTCGCAGGAGCAGCGCCTGTTCCGGGAGATCGCCCAGCGCATGGGCGAGACCTTCAGCAACCTGCTCTATCACCGGGAGCTGAAGCGCTCGGAAGAGAAGTATCGCCAGGTCCTGCAAAACATCAAGGAAGTCATCATCCAGACCGACGCGCAAGGGCGCCTGAGCTTCCTCAATTCCGCCTGGTCCGAGTTCACGGGCTATCCCGTCGCGGACACCCTCGGCACCCCCTTCACCCGCTACCTCCACGCCCAGGATCGTCCCCGGGTGAAGCGACGCTTGCAGCAGCTCTTGAGCCAGAAGTCGAATACGACCCACTTCGAGGCGCGCTTTCGCCAGGAGGACGGCTCGTACCAGTGGGGCGAGGTCTTCGCGAGGCCCGTTCAGGAGAAGGTGGGCGGCCCCCTCGGCGTCGCCGCCACCTTGATCGACATCAGCGAGCGCAAGCAAGCCGAGGAGGCCCGCGCCGAGGCGCATGCCGCCAAGGAACTCGATCGCCTCAAGACCAACTTCGTTAACGCCGTGACCCACGACCTGCGCACGCCCCTGACCTCGATCAAGGGCTACGCCGAGTTCCTGGCCGACGGCATCGGCGGCGAGCTGACTCCCGCCCAGCAGGAGTTCGTCCACCAGATCGAGCGGGGGGTTCACCGCCTCGAGCACCTGGTGAGCGACCTGCTCGACTTCGCCCGGCTGGACGCGGGAACCTTCTCGCTGCGCCTGGAGGAGGCGGATCTCGCCTACAAGGTCAGGAGTATCGCCGAGAGCTTCCGCCCGCTCGTCGAGGAGAAGGCGATCCGGCTGGAGCTCGACGGGGTGAGCGACCCGCTGCCGGCGCGCCTGGATCGCCAGCGCATCGGCCAGGTCCTGTCGAACCTGATCCAGAACGCCATCAACTTCACGCCGGGAGGCAGCACCATCCACCTGAGCGCGAGGCGCGAGGGCGGCGCGATCCGGTGCGAGGTCGTCGATTCGGGAGAGGGCATCGCGCGCGAGGACCTTCCGACTCTCTTCACGCGCTTCGGTCAGCTCGAGAGCGGTCGCGCCAAGGGCGGCACGGGCCTCGGCCTGAGCATCAGCAAGGCCCTGATCGAGGCCCACGGCGGCACCATCGGGGTGACGAGCGAGCCCGGCCGGGGCAGCACCTTCTGGTTCACGGTCCCGGCGATCGAGGGCTGA
- a CDS encoding acyl-CoA thioesterase has product MTVRLRLAAMLVRWFFKERGGAPVPVSRLSMRCGLLDCDINRHMNNSRYLALMDLGRYHLTLASGLGRELWRRRWFPVLVRAEIDFKRSIKPGERFVLETSLAEVGTKRVVLSQRFWLGETLAAEALVTGVFVHRGKGQPLSELLAQFQDLWPEIGAGATAATTSA; this is encoded by the coding sequence ATGACCGTCCGCTTGCGTCTGGCAGCCATGCTCGTCCGCTGGTTCTTCAAGGAGCGCGGTGGTGCGCCGGTGCCCGTCAGCCGCCTTTCCATGCGCTGCGGCCTCCTGGACTGCGACATCAACCGCCACATGAACAACAGCCGCTACCTGGCGCTGATGGACCTCGGGCGCTACCACCTGACGCTCGCCAGCGGCCTGGGGCGTGAGCTGTGGCGCCGCCGCTGGTTCCCGGTGCTGGTGCGCGCCGAGATCGACTTCAAGCGATCCATCAAGCCTGGTGAGCGATTCGTCCTGGAGACCAGCCTCGCCGAGGTGGGCACCAAGCGTGTCGTTCTGTCCCAGCGCTTCTGGCTGGGCGAGACCTTGGCTGCCGAGGCGCTGGTGACGGGCGTCTTCGTCCACCGTGGCAAGGGGCAGCCCCTCTCCGAGCTGCTCGCGCAGTTCCAAGACCTGTGGCCCGAGATCGGCGCGGGCGCCACGGCGGCCACGACATCCGCATGA
- the arfB gene encoding alternative ribosome rescue aminoacyl-tRNA hydrolase ArfB: MADVQVAPGVTIPDAAIAFSASRASGPGGQNVNKVASKVELRVETELIQGLTMGARSRLQALAGKRWLEGGILLITSSETRNQIDNRVLAEGKLVELIKEAMIIPKARRATKPTRGSQERRVTSKKERSQVKQNRGRYRGDE; this comes from the coding sequence ATGGCAGACGTGCAAGTGGCCCCCGGCGTCACCATCCCCGACGCGGCGATCGCCTTCTCGGCCAGCCGCGCCTCGGGGCCGGGCGGCCAGAACGTGAACAAGGTCGCGAGCAAGGTCGAGCTGAGGGTGGAGACCGAGCTCATCCAGGGCCTGACCATGGGGGCGCGATCGCGCCTGCAGGCCCTCGCGGGCAAGCGCTGGCTCGAGGGCGGCATCCTGCTCATCACCTCGTCCGAGACCCGCAACCAAATCGACAACCGCGTCCTGGCCGAGGGCAAGCTCGTCGAGCTCATCAAGGAAGCGATGATCATCCCCAAGGCGCGCCGCGCGACCAAGCCCACCCGGGGATCCCAGGAGCGCCGGGTGACGAGCAAGAAGGAGCGATCGCAGGTCAAGCAGAACCGCGGCCGCTACCGCGGAGACGAGTAG
- a CDS encoding SOS response-associated peptidase: MCGRFSQSATAEAVAEAFGLAEIPVLSPRYNLAPSQPIPVIRRDPGDKERHLTMARWGLVPSWTRDPEAAPRPINARAETAPEKPTFRDAFRYRRCLIPADGFYEWATRDSRKQPMRFTMQDEHLFAFAGLWERWQGPDGAVLETATVLTTEANPLVRPVHDRMPVILAPGAYEAWLDPTRHDPAALLSLLGPYPASEMKVYPVSPRVNATSSEGPDLIAPQEPGGGQLSLF; encoded by the coding sequence GTGTGCGGCCGCTTCAGCCAGAGCGCCACGGCCGAAGCCGTGGCCGAGGCCTTCGGCCTCGCCGAGATCCCGGTGCTTTCGCCGCGCTACAACCTCGCGCCGAGCCAGCCCATCCCCGTCATCCGGCGCGATCCGGGAGATAAAGAGCGCCACCTGACCATGGCCCGCTGGGGCCTCGTGCCGAGCTGGACCCGGGATCCCGAGGCCGCCCCCCGGCCCATCAACGCCCGCGCCGAGACCGCCCCCGAGAAGCCGACCTTCCGCGACGCCTTCCGGTACCGCCGCTGCTTGATCCCGGCCGACGGGTTCTACGAGTGGGCCACCAGGGATTCCAGGAAGCAACCGATGCGCTTCACCATGCAGGATGAGCACCTCTTCGCGTTCGCCGGGCTGTGGGAGCGCTGGCAGGGCCCGGACGGCGCCGTCCTCGAGACGGCCACCGTCCTGACCACCGAGGCCAATCCGCTCGTGCGGCCCGTCCACGATCGCATGCCCGTCATCCTCGCCCCCGGCGCCTACGAGGCCTGGCTCGACCCCACCCGGCACGACCCGGCCGCCCTGCTGTCGCTGCTCGGCCCCTACCCGGCCTCCGAGATGAAGGTCTATCCCGTGAGCCCCAGGGTCAACGCCACCTCGAGCGAGGGGCCCGACCTGATCGCCCCCCAGGAGCCCGGTGGCGGGCAGCTTTCGCTCTTTTGA
- a CDS encoding dihydrofolate reductase family protein, with amino-acid sequence MRIKTSVFIATSLDGFIARQDGSIDWLDEANTLVPSGEDCGYHAFIASVDTLVMGRGTFETALGFDAWPYGDKRVVVLSSKRLEIPPELAGTVSASSEAPRELVDRLASEGARHVYVDGGITIQGFLAAGLIDALTLTRIPVLLGEGRPLFGPLTGDVALEHVATKAYDFGFVQSTYRVARD; translated from the coding sequence ATGCGCATCAAGACATCGGTTTTCATCGCCACCAGCCTGGACGGCTTCATCGCCCGGCAAGACGGGAGCATCGACTGGCTCGATGAGGCCAATACCCTGGTGCCGAGCGGCGAGGATTGCGGCTATCACGCCTTCATCGCGTCGGTGGACACGCTCGTGATGGGGAGAGGCACCTTCGAGACGGCGCTCGGCTTCGACGCTTGGCCCTACGGCGACAAGCGCGTCGTGGTCCTGAGCAGCAAGCGGCTGGAGATTCCCCCCGAGCTCGCGGGAACCGTCTCGGCTTCATCCGAGGCCCCGCGCGAGCTGGTCGATCGCCTTGCGTCCGAGGGCGCCAGGCACGTGTACGTCGACGGGGGCATCACGATCCAGGGCTTCCTCGCGGCGGGCCTCATCGACGCGCTCACCCTCACGCGGATTCCCGTGCTGCTCGGCGAGGGAAGGCCGCTCTTCGGGCCCCTGACCGGGGACGTCGCGCTCGAGCACGTGGCGACGAAGGCCTACGACTTCGGCTTCGTCCAGTCGACGTACCGCGTCGCCCGGGACTGA
- a CDS encoding type III polyketide synthase encodes MAHITGLATAVPAHRHAQQAIFRMLYSQAPQAAKVEAIFRRSAIAHRHTVLPDLDFVARNPGTQARNDVYVQEAHKLAAEAVRRCLERAGARPESIDSLVVVSCTGYEIPGLDLTLAKAFGMRADLRRSCILGMGCYAAFPGLARAKDAVLARRGRALMVAVELCSLHYQLDPSPDSVVSSALFADGAAAALLESEGSLELLDAETLTHYDTVDHMAFSMTDNGFRMHLSSYVPTVLATNVAGLLEGLLARNGLRQDQIRHWGIHPGGRKILDHLQQVLGLSDAQLASSRRVLRDYGNMSSPTVLFVLEDLLASSEPQAGDHAILMAFGPGLTMEACLLRWHAPQGVPQGLDS; translated from the coding sequence GTGGCTCACATCACCGGACTTGCCACCGCCGTTCCCGCTCACCGTCACGCGCAGCAAGCGATCTTTCGGATGCTCTATTCCCAGGCGCCGCAGGCCGCGAAGGTCGAAGCGATCTTCAGGCGCTCGGCGATCGCTCATCGCCACACCGTCCTGCCGGATCTGGACTTCGTGGCCCGGAACCCCGGCACCCAGGCGCGCAACGACGTCTACGTCCAGGAGGCCCACAAGCTCGCGGCCGAAGCGGTTCGCCGTTGCCTGGAGCGTGCCGGGGCGCGGCCCGAGTCGATCGATTCGCTCGTGGTCGTCTCGTGCACCGGCTACGAGATCCCGGGGCTCGACCTGACCCTGGCCAAGGCCTTCGGCATGCGGGCGGATCTGCGCCGGTCGTGCATCCTGGGAATGGGCTGCTATGCCGCCTTTCCCGGCCTCGCGCGAGCGAAGGACGCGGTCCTTGCGCGTCGGGGCCGCGCCCTCATGGTCGCGGTCGAGCTTTGCTCGCTCCACTACCAGCTCGACCCGTCGCCGGACAGCGTGGTGAGCAGTGCCCTGTTCGCGGACGGGGCGGCAGCTGCGCTGCTGGAGAGCGAAGGGAGCCTCGAGCTGCTCGATGCCGAGACCCTCACGCACTACGACACCGTCGATCACATGGCCTTCTCGATGACCGACAACGGCTTCAGGATGCACCTGTCGAGCTACGTGCCCACCGTCCTCGCCACGAACGTCGCGGGGCTGCTGGAAGGTCTGCTCGCGCGCAACGGCCTGCGCCAGGATCAGATCCGGCACTGGGGCATTCACCCCGGCGGCCGCAAGATCCTCGACCACCTCCAGCAAGTCCTCGGCCTGAGCGACGCGCAGCTGGCCTCCTCGCGCCGGGTCCTGCGCGACTACGGAAACATGAGCTCGCCGACGGTCCTCTTCGTGCTCGAGGATCTGCTGGCCTCCTCCGAGCCACAGGCGGGCGATCACGCCATCCTGATGGCCTTCGGCCCGGGCCTGACCATGGAGGCGTGCCTGTTGCGCTGGCACGCCCCCCAAGGCGTGCCGCAAGGCCTCGACAGCTGA